In a single window of the Serratia quinivorans genome:
- a CDS encoding Omega-amino acid--pyruvate aminotransferase, whose translation MADLNHPENKPEPEWLEAHWMPFTGNRNFKANPRMISHAEGVYYTSQDGRKIFDGLSGLWCCGLGHGRQEIAEAAYRQLSRLDYSPAFQFGHALSFELANKIKTMTPAGLDYVFFTGSGSEAADTSLKMARAYWRAKGQAGKTCFIGREKGYHGVNFGGIAVGGIAGNRKAFGASAEADHLPHTQLAGNAFSRGMPEQGAELAEELNRIIALRDTSTIAAVIIEPFSGSAGVIVPPVGYLQRIREICTQHNILLIFDEVITAFGRCGALTGAEAFGVTPDIMNIAKQVTNGAQPMGAVVVRPEIYQAFMTTDEPEYLLEFPHGYTYSAHPVSCAVGLATLDIIEREQMIERVQALAPYFEQAVHGLQGCRHVTDIRNFGLAAGITLAARPGGSGTQAV comes from the coding sequence ATGGCTGATTTAAATCACCCTGAAAATAAGCCCGAACCTGAATGGTTAGAAGCCCATTGGATGCCGTTTACCGGTAACCGTAATTTTAAAGCCAACCCGCGAATGATAAGCCATGCTGAAGGCGTTTATTATACCAGCCAGGACGGCCGCAAAATTTTTGACGGTTTATCCGGGTTATGGTGCTGCGGATTAGGCCACGGTCGCCAGGAAATTGCCGAGGCGGCCTACCGACAACTCTCTCGGCTGGATTATTCTCCGGCGTTTCAGTTTGGCCATGCATTATCTTTCGAACTGGCCAACAAGATTAAGACCATGACGCCTGCCGGGCTGGACTATGTGTTTTTCACCGGCTCCGGCTCCGAAGCCGCAGACACCTCGTTAAAAATGGCCCGTGCCTACTGGCGCGCCAAGGGGCAGGCGGGCAAGACCTGCTTTATCGGCCGCGAAAAGGGTTACCACGGCGTTAACTTCGGTGGTATTGCGGTGGGCGGCATCGCCGGCAACCGGAAAGCCTTTGGTGCCAGCGCCGAAGCGGATCACCTGCCGCATACCCAGCTGGCAGGTAACGCCTTTTCACGCGGTATGCCCGAACAGGGCGCAGAACTGGCGGAAGAGCTGAACCGGATCATCGCGCTGCGTGACACCTCAACCATCGCCGCGGTGATTATTGAGCCGTTCTCCGGTTCCGCCGGGGTGATTGTGCCACCGGTCGGTTATCTGCAACGCATCCGCGAGATCTGCACTCAACACAATATCCTGCTGATTTTTGACGAAGTGATCACCGCCTTCGGTCGCTGCGGTGCCCTGACCGGGGCCGAAGCCTTCGGCGTCACTCCGGACATCATGAATATCGCCAAACAGGTGACCAACGGCGCCCAGCCGATGGGCGCGGTGGTGGTTCGGCCAGAGATTTATCAGGCATTTATGACCACCGATGAACCCGAGTATTTGCTTGAGTTCCCGCACGGCTACACCTATTCCGCCCACCCGGTCAGCTGTGCGGTAGGGCTGGCGACGCTGGATATCATTGAACGCGAGCAGATGATTGAACGGGTGCAGGCACTTGCACCCTATTTCGAGCAGGCGGTACACGGTCTACAGGGTTGCCGTCACGTCACCGACATTCGCAACTTTGGTCTGGCAGCCGGCATCACGCTGGCGGCGCGACCGGGGGGAAGCGGCACGCAGGCCGTATGA
- the mmsA_1 gene encoding Methylmalonate-semialdehyde dehydrogenase [acylating] — translation MPIAHWINGQSATGGSRSQPVFDPATGQSQQEVLLADRATVASAIDAAEQAYPAWRDTPPLKRARIMIRLKTLLEQHADRICQLITAEHGKVLSDAMGELQRGIENIEYASYAPELLKGEHSKDAGPGIDSWSEFQPLGVVAGITPFNFPAMVPLWMWPMAVVCGNTFVLKPSERVPSSTLYIAQLASEAGLPPGVLNLVNGDREAVETLLHDPRVKAVSFVGSTPVAEHIYHTGCGQNKRVQALGGAKNHAVVLPDADIAGSVSALMGAAFGSCGQRCMAIPLVVAVGDDTADALIAGLRQQMANMRIGAGSDNRNDMGPLVTHQHYQKVKSYIDQGVEEGASLVVDGRELQVRDDSGQLSQGYFLGPTLFDHVRPGMRIYQEEIFGPVLGLVRVGSLKEAMALIDAHEYGNGTCLFTRDGEAARYFSSHIQVGMVGINVALPVPVAYHSFGGWKRSLFGDLHAYGPDAVRFYTKRKTITQRWPSSSDAQYASFSFPSGQG, via the coding sequence ATGCCTATTGCACATTGGATCAACGGCCAGTCCGCCACCGGCGGCAGCCGCAGCCAGCCGGTATTCGATCCGGCGACCGGGCAGTCCCAACAGGAAGTGTTGCTGGCCGACCGGGCCACGGTAGCAAGCGCCATCGATGCTGCCGAGCAGGCCTACCCGGCCTGGCGCGATACCCCGCCGCTAAAGCGGGCCAGAATTATGATCCGCCTGAAAACATTGCTGGAGCAGCACGCCGACCGCATCTGTCAGTTGATTACCGCCGAGCACGGCAAGGTGCTCAGCGACGCCATGGGCGAACTGCAGCGCGGCATCGAAAATATTGAGTACGCCAGCTATGCACCTGAGTTGCTCAAAGGCGAGCACAGCAAGGATGCCGGGCCGGGTATCGACAGCTGGAGCGAATTCCAGCCGCTGGGGGTGGTGGCAGGCATCACGCCGTTTAACTTCCCGGCAATGGTGCCGCTGTGGATGTGGCCGATGGCAGTGGTTTGCGGCAACACTTTTGTGCTGAAACCCTCAGAACGTGTGCCCTCCTCCACGCTGTATATCGCCCAACTGGCGTCAGAGGCCGGGCTACCGCCCGGAGTGCTGAATCTGGTCAATGGCGACCGCGAGGCGGTAGAAACCCTGCTGCACGACCCACGCGTTAAAGCGGTGAGTTTTGTCGGATCGACACCGGTAGCAGAGCATATTTATCACACCGGTTGCGGCCAAAACAAACGGGTGCAGGCGCTTGGTGGGGCGAAAAATCACGCGGTAGTGCTGCCGGACGCCGATATCGCCGGCAGCGTCAGCGCGCTGATGGGGGCGGCCTTCGGTTCCTGCGGGCAGCGTTGTATGGCGATCCCGCTGGTAGTGGCGGTAGGGGATGACACCGCCGACGCGCTGATCGCCGGGCTACGGCAGCAAATGGCCAACATGCGGATTGGTGCCGGAAGCGACAACCGTAACGATATGGGGCCGCTGGTCACCCACCAGCATTATCAGAAGGTGAAAAGCTACATCGATCAGGGCGTCGAAGAAGGAGCCAGCCTGGTGGTCGACGGCCGCGAGCTGCAGGTACGGGACGACAGTGGACAACTCAGTCAGGGGTATTTCCTCGGCCCGACGCTGTTTGACCATGTGCGGCCCGGCATGCGGATTTATCAGGAAGAGATCTTCGGCCCGGTGCTGGGCCTGGTACGAGTCGGCTCGCTGAAAGAAGCGATGGCGCTGATTGATGCCCATGAATACGGCAACGGCACCTGCCTGTTCACCCGCGACGGCGAGGCGGCACGCTACTTCTCCAGCCATATACAGGTCGGCATGGTGGGGATCAACGTCGCCCTGCCGGTCCCGGTGGCCTACCACTCCTTTGGCGGCTGGAAACGCTCGCTGTTCGGTGACCTGCACGCCTACGGCCCGGATGCGGTGCGCTTTTACACCAAACGCAAAACCATCACCCAGCGCTGGCCATCATCCAGCGATGCCCAGTATGCCAGCTTCAGTTTCCCATCCGGGCAGGGTTAA
- a CDS encoding L-aminopeptidase/D-esterase, whose product MSQRAQDLGIKIGHGVAGPLNAITDVPGVRVGHASIHADLADGRNVHTGVTVIEPRAGQARQSPCFAGVHVLNGNGDATGLEWIREAGLLTSPIAFTNTHSVGVVRDSLIALERETLPADDKAVYWNMPVVMETFDGLLNDINGFHVKPEHVRQALQAAHNGLPQEGAVGGGSGMICHEFKGGIGTASRRLPADRGGWTVGAIVQANHGKRASLLVGGYPVGRHLGHIHSPFTPQLPHPGMGSIVVTLATDAPLLPHQCTRLAQRASIGIARTGGGTEDSSGDIFIAFATGNDGLPPADYADKGAFTTPLRMVNNDYISELFAAAAEAVEEAIINALLAANTLSGNGHRAEGLSAGQLLTALEQAGWRA is encoded by the coding sequence ATGTCGCAGCGCGCTCAGGATTTGGGCATTAAAATCGGCCACGGCGTTGCCGGCCCGCTGAACGCCATCACCGATGTGCCCGGCGTCCGCGTCGGCCACGCCAGCATCCACGCCGATCTGGCCGACGGCCGCAACGTGCACACCGGCGTCACGGTGATCGAACCACGGGCCGGTCAGGCCCGGCAATCCCCCTGCTTTGCCGGGGTGCACGTACTCAACGGCAACGGCGACGCCACCGGGTTGGAGTGGATCCGTGAAGCCGGCCTGCTCACCAGCCCCATTGCCTTTACCAACACCCACAGCGTCGGCGTGGTGCGCGACAGCCTGATCGCGCTGGAGCGCGAAACGCTCCCCGCCGACGATAAGGCGGTGTACTGGAATATGCCGGTGGTGATGGAAACCTTCGACGGCCTGCTCAACGACATCAACGGCTTTCACGTCAAGCCCGAGCATGTACGGCAGGCGCTGCAGGCAGCACACAACGGTTTACCACAGGAAGGTGCGGTCGGCGGCGGCAGCGGTATGATCTGCCATGAGTTTAAGGGGGGTATCGGCACCGCATCCCGTCGTCTGCCTGCAGACCGTGGCGGTTGGACTGTTGGGGCCATCGTGCAGGCTAACCACGGCAAACGTGCCTCGCTGCTGGTTGGCGGCTATCCGGTCGGTCGCCATCTGGGGCATATTCACTCGCCATTCACCCCGCAACTGCCGCATCCGGGCATGGGGTCAATTGTCGTCACGCTGGCCACCGACGCCCCGCTGTTGCCACACCAATGTACGCGTTTGGCCCAACGCGCCAGCATCGGCATTGCGCGCACTGGCGGCGGTACCGAAGATTCTAGCGGTGATATTTTTATCGCCTTCGCCACCGGCAACGACGGGTTGCCGCCAGCCGACTACGCCGACAAAGGGGCCTTCACCACGCCACTACGTATGGTGAATAACGATTACATCTCCGAACTGTTTGCGGCGGCGGCCGAAGCGGTGGAGGAGGCAATTATCAATGCCCTGCTGGCGGCCAATACCCTTTCCGGTAACGGCCACCGGGCAGAAGGACTAAGTGCCGGGCAGTTGCTGACCGCGCTGGAACAAGCCGGCTGGCGAGCATAA
- a CDS encoding cardiolipin synthetase — MPNGRQPRRPLGRLYTALWGSCLLMLSQSATARFEIPGYELVYTAPVETALQADDLRNTAQVWQQMFDAAKTRIDLGQFYVANQQGSLLDGVLQHLKAAGERGVKIRFLMEEKGIRISTPETLEQLKAIPNLELRIIPYQRLSGGILHAKYLLVDGEQAFVGSQNFDWRALAHIHETGLRISDAGVVGQIQAIFEQDWQAQALLAAGKPVPQRPYQPKAETPQGNYLVASPRAYNPAGVIDSQVELPRLLATAKQRVRVQVMDYAPLSFGPDHTRPYYATIDNALRSAAARGVQVELMVANWNTKKPDIAWLKSLAVVPNVQIKIVTIPPASSGFIPFARVIHSKIMTIDGETAWIGTSNWTGGYLDNSRNLELVLHNPAMSQRVDKLYSQLWDSVYAEPIKLDYDYPAPKPGGES, encoded by the coding sequence ATGCCTAATGGCCGTCAACCACGGCGGCCGCTGGGCCGCCTTTACACTGCGTTATGGGGTAGCTGCCTGTTGATGTTGAGCCAGAGTGCGACGGCGCGTTTTGAAATTCCCGGCTACGAGCTGGTGTATACCGCGCCGGTGGAAACTGCTTTGCAGGCCGATGACCTGCGTAACACCGCGCAAGTGTGGCAGCAGATGTTCGATGCGGCGAAAACCCGCATCGATCTGGGCCAGTTCTACGTGGCGAACCAACAGGGTTCGCTGCTGGATGGCGTGCTGCAACACCTGAAAGCGGCGGGCGAACGCGGAGTGAAAATTCGTTTTCTGATGGAAGAGAAGGGCATCCGCATCTCTACCCCTGAGACGCTGGAACAGCTTAAGGCGATCCCTAACCTGGAACTGCGCATTATTCCTTATCAGCGGCTTAGCGGCGGTATTTTGCATGCCAAATACCTGCTGGTGGACGGTGAGCAGGCGTTTGTCGGCAGCCAGAACTTCGACTGGCGTGCGCTGGCGCATATCCATGAAACCGGGCTGCGCATCAGCGATGCCGGGGTGGTCGGGCAGATCCAGGCGATCTTCGAGCAGGATTGGCAAGCTCAGGCTTTGCTGGCGGCGGGTAAGCCGGTGCCGCAACGGCCTTACCAGCCAAAGGCCGAAACGCCGCAGGGTAACTATCTGGTCGCCAGTCCGCGTGCCTACAATCCGGCCGGGGTGATTGACTCGCAGGTGGAGTTGCCGCGTCTGCTGGCTACGGCCAAACAGCGAGTACGGGTGCAGGTGATGGATTACGCGCCATTGTCTTTTGGCCCAGACCACACCCGGCCTTACTACGCGACGATCGACAATGCCCTGCGCAGCGCTGCCGCCCGCGGCGTGCAGGTTGAGCTGATGGTCGCCAACTGGAACACCAAAAAACCGGATATCGCCTGGCTGAAAAGTCTGGCGGTGGTGCCGAACGTGCAGATAAAGATCGTCACTATTCCCCCGGCCAGCAGCGGCTTTATCCCGTTCGCCCGGGTGATCCACAGCAAAATCATGACCATTGACGGCGAAACGGCGTGGATCGGCACCAGCAACTGGACCGGCGGTTATCTGGATAACTCGCGCAATCTGGAGTTGGTGCTGCACAATCCGGCCATGAGCCAGCGGGTGGATAAGCTCTACAGCCAGCTATGGGACAGCGTTTACGCCGAACCGATCAAGCTCGATTATGACTACCCGGCCCCCAAACCGGGTGGTGAGTCCTGA
- the exbB_1 gene encoding Biopolymer transport protein exbB — MNANLMHDIIFYVMYAALAIALVIIIERSLYFAYTQRQARRLEQALTLDVRRTADLPDELTQRNSLPLAVISPVLEQKHRAGDREAIGDLIDAQYLLSKPLMARGLWLLETIVTAAPLLGLLGTVMGIIETFKALAASGVSEPSLVSAGMGTALYATGLGIAIALLCLVGNNYLQSRMERINELLKVLLIRAGTPASRPENGNREQWVDSEAPRYA, encoded by the coding sequence ATGAATGCCAATTTAATGCACGACATTATTTTCTATGTGATGTACGCCGCACTGGCGATTGCGCTGGTGATCATTATCGAGCGCTCGTTGTATTTTGCCTACACCCAGCGCCAGGCACGCCGACTGGAGCAGGCATTAACGCTGGACGTTCGCCGCACCGCCGATCTGCCGGATGAGCTGACCCAGCGCAACAGCCTGCCGTTGGCGGTAATTTCACCGGTGCTGGAGCAAAAGCACCGTGCCGGCGACCGTGAAGCGATCGGGGATCTGATCGACGCCCAGTACCTGCTGAGCAAACCGCTGATGGCGCGTGGCCTGTGGCTGCTGGAAACCATCGTGACCGCCGCACCGCTGTTGGGGCTGCTGGGGACGGTGATGGGGATTATCGAAACCTTTAAGGCGCTGGCGGCCTCCGGGGTATCCGAGCCGAGCCTGGTTTCTGCCGGGATGGGTACTGCGTTGTACGCCACCGGGCTGGGGATCGCCATCGCGTTGTTGTGCCTGGTGGGCAACAACTATCTGCAAAGCCGCATGGAACGCATTAACGAGCTGCTCAAAGTGCTGCTAATCCGCGCCGGTACGCCAGCCAGCCGCCCGGAAAACGGTAACCGCGAGCAATGGGTTGACAGTGAGGCACCGCGCTATGCCTAA
- the fecA_1 gene encoding Iron(III) dicitrate transport protein FecA, which produces MKSFNRSGLYLAVMSAILPGAALAADSTDVGTISVKGQSLGGGMMVQDDSAKGRSTVTKEAMDKMPAAANAIDKLKYTPGLNVNSNDASGLSGVDYTMRGMNSDQIGLSMDGIPINDSGNYAVYPNLLGDSENLEEVFVTQGSSEVDGPHIGSSGGNIGMVTRRPAKDFGGFVKQTLGSNNLSKTFARLETGEYNGFSNWISYSHTEAKKWRGEGREYSNKFEMNSLYEDGNGNSSNLIMKYNQQNNVNYNTLSKAQFENDGRYTDYATTPEYNSKGQLNKYYKLNRNPFDTFTLSFTQKLQLRDNLALTLQPYYYWGNGGSFTGQTASVLSNTSDKAGQYDLSNLQSNTYYRPSWTQTWRPGITTKLKWDINDQHSLDIGYWYERARQSQTQPFIGIKDDGNPEQLSGKPGGSDQVKDANGKTVQGRNQYTITPAQKIWLQDTWFATPDWTFVGGLAYQYVERKGDNKGSLYNVPEKRDAKYHEFLPNFSASYKLNQENQVFYNLTRNMRTPPNYVLYNVGDSLSTKPELSWNHELGWRFQQENMLMSATLFYMRYSDRQISTTNSAGDYEMMNIGNVENKGLELEWSGQLPHNFNYYTSYTYTQSRQKSDIVSNGGQPLPTSGKEVPNVPKNLLNMTLGYDDGLYYSSVSGKYVSSFYGDLTNDEKIGGRTVFDLAAGGHLPVDKKIVKSAALRFGISNLFDKEYLTSVRTTTFNAAPYGGVKASTPYYNVGEERTFSVSLEATF; this is translated from the coding sequence ATGAAATCTTTCAATCGATCTGGGCTTTATCTGGCGGTGATGTCGGCGATATTGCCGGGGGCGGCGCTGGCGGCGGACTCGACCGACGTCGGTACCATCAGCGTAAAAGGGCAGTCGCTGGGCGGCGGCATGATGGTGCAGGACGATAGCGCCAAGGGGCGATCGACCGTCACCAAAGAGGCGATGGATAAAATGCCGGCGGCGGCCAACGCCATCGACAAACTGAAATATACCCCAGGCCTGAACGTCAACAGCAACGACGCCAGCGGCCTGAGCGGCGTCGATTACACCATGCGCGGTATGAACTCCGATCAAATCGGCCTGTCGATGGACGGCATTCCGATTAACGATTCCGGCAACTACGCGGTTTACCCAAACCTGCTGGGCGACTCGGAAAACCTGGAGGAGGTGTTCGTCACCCAGGGTTCGTCTGAGGTGGATGGCCCGCATATCGGTTCCAGCGGCGGCAACATTGGTATGGTGACGCGCCGTCCGGCGAAAGATTTCGGTGGCTTCGTCAAACAGACGCTGGGCAGCAACAACCTGAGCAAAACCTTCGCCCGTCTGGAGACCGGTGAGTACAACGGCTTCAGCAACTGGATCTCTTACTCGCACACCGAGGCGAAAAAGTGGCGCGGAGAAGGGCGCGAGTACTCCAACAAGTTCGAAATGAACTCGTTGTATGAGGACGGCAACGGCAACAGCAGCAACCTGATCATGAAGTACAACCAGCAGAATAACGTCAACTACAACACCCTGAGCAAGGCGCAGTTTGAAAATGACGGCCGTTATACCGACTACGCCACCACGCCGGAGTACAACAGCAAGGGCCAGTTGAACAAGTACTACAAACTCAACCGCAACCCGTTTGACACCTTCACGTTGTCGTTCACCCAGAAGCTGCAACTGCGCGACAACCTGGCGTTGACTCTGCAACCCTATTACTACTGGGGTAATGGCGGCAGCTTCACCGGCCAGACCGCTTCGGTGTTGTCCAATACTTCGGATAAGGCCGGTCAGTACGATCTGAGCAATTTGCAGTCCAACACCTATTACCGCCCTTCCTGGACGCAAACCTGGCGGCCGGGCATTACCACCAAGTTGAAGTGGGACATCAATGATCAGCACAGCCTGGATATTGGCTACTGGTATGAACGTGCGCGCCAGTCGCAGACCCAGCCGTTTATCGGCATCAAGGACGACGGTAACCCGGAGCAACTCTCTGGTAAACCGGGCGGCAGCGATCAGGTGAAGGACGCCAATGGCAAAACCGTGCAGGGGCGCAACCAATACACCATCACCCCGGCGCAAAAAATCTGGCTGCAGGACACCTGGTTCGCCACGCCGGACTGGACCTTTGTCGGCGGGCTGGCTTATCAGTACGTTGAGCGAAAAGGGGATAACAAGGGCAGCCTGTACAACGTGCCGGAAAAGCGTGATGCCAAATATCATGAATTCCTGCCGAATTTCAGCGCCAGCTACAAGCTGAATCAGGAAAATCAGGTGTTCTACAACCTGACGCGCAACATGCGTACTCCGCCGAACTACGTGCTGTACAACGTGGGTGACTCGCTTAGTACCAAGCCGGAACTGAGCTGGAACCACGAGCTGGGCTGGCGTTTCCAGCAGGAAAATATGCTGATGAGTGCCACGCTGTTCTATATGCGCTACAGCGATCGTCAAATCTCCACCACCAACTCGGCCGGCGATTACGAGATGATGAACATCGGCAATGTGGAGAACAAAGGGCTGGAGCTGGAATGGAGCGGCCAACTGCCGCATAACTTCAACTACTACACCTCATACACTTACACCCAGTCCAGGCAGAAGAGCGACATTGTCAGCAACGGCGGCCAGCCGCTGCCGACCAGTGGCAAAGAGGTGCCGAACGTGCCGAAAAACCTGCTTAACATGACGTTGGGTTATGACGATGGCCTGTATTACAGCAGCGTCAGCGGCAAATACGTCAGTTCGTTCTACGGCGACCTGACCAACGACGAGAAGATCGGCGGCCGCACGGTGTTCGATCTGGCGGCGGGGGGGCATCTGCCGGTAGACAAGAAGATCGTCAAGAGCGCAGCGTTGCGCTTTGGTATCAGCAACCTGTTTGACAAGGAGTACCTGACTTCGGTGCGCACCACCACCTTCAACGCAGCGCCGTATGGCGGCGTGAAGGCCAGTACGCCGTACTACAACGTCGGGGAAGAACGTACCTTCAGCGTATCGCTGGAAGCCACCTTTTAA
- the fhaB_1 gene encoding Filamentous hemagglutinin, with protein MYLLYRSRHLFSWLPALIVVGCVLFASQQAALKIQPRYDETAMELALVEPEPAPEPQAETPPEPQPEPPPPEPEAIPEPVVPAPEPIIEAKPVPKPQPKPKPKPVKEKARPVEKAKPVAAPAAPKALVSKPVAQPAPVAPAAPKVNAQAIENGYLQVLRHELEQRKRYPSGRQASLERPQGNVEVWLEVDRSGRVLSSGIANKAASMLLNRAALSSLQSISQVKPFPSEAFNGQTTKRFSATFNYQAP; from the coding sequence ATGTATCTGCTCTATCGTTCACGTCACCTTTTCAGCTGGTTACCGGCGCTGATCGTCGTCGGCTGCGTACTGTTTGCCAGCCAGCAGGCGGCGCTGAAAATTCAGCCGCGCTATGACGAAACCGCCATGGAATTGGCGTTGGTCGAGCCTGAACCTGCACCAGAACCTCAAGCGGAAACACCACCGGAGCCGCAACCCGAACCCCCGCCGCCAGAGCCGGAAGCGATCCCCGAACCGGTTGTGCCGGCACCGGAGCCGATTATCGAAGCCAAACCGGTGCCCAAACCACAGCCGAAACCCAAGCCCAAGCCAGTAAAAGAAAAAGCCAGGCCGGTGGAGAAGGCTAAACCTGTTGCGGCCCCAGCAGCGCCGAAGGCACTGGTCAGCAAACCGGTGGCACAACCTGCCCCGGTCGCCCCGGCGGCGCCGAAAGTGAATGCGCAGGCAATCGAAAACGGTTATCTGCAGGTGCTGCGTCATGAGCTGGAGCAGCGCAAGCGCTATCCAAGCGGGCGGCAGGCGTCACTTGAGCGGCCGCAGGGCAACGTCGAGGTCTGGCTGGAGGTCGATCGCAGCGGTCGGGTGCTCTCGTCCGGCATCGCCAATAAAGCGGCCAGCATGCTGCTCAACCGTGCGGCGCTAAGCAGTCTGCAAAGCATCAGCCAGGTGAAGCCGTTCCCAAGCGAGGCTTTCAACGGGCAAACAACAAAACGATTTTCAGCCACGTTCAATTATCAGGCGCCTTGA
- the exbD_1 gene encoding Biopolymer transport protein exbD, with product MRNWNEPKKNKAHIELIPMIDVMMFLLVFFVLISLNVIPALGLKTQLPSAGSAQQLKPQKKAIITLGAEDQLQLDGQPLALSALVSTLKQQQQENQTTTIIVNSDKGVAVERLVAVMDNLRQGGFYSVSIATRKL from the coding sequence ATGCGTAACTGGAACGAGCCGAAGAAGAACAAAGCGCACATCGAACTGATCCCGATGATCGACGTGATGATGTTTTTGCTGGTGTTTTTTGTGTTGATTAGCCTGAACGTGATCCCGGCCCTCGGGCTGAAAACTCAGTTGCCGTCCGCCGGCAGTGCGCAGCAGTTGAAACCGCAGAAGAAGGCGATCATTACGCTGGGTGCCGAAGATCAACTGCAGCTCGACGGCCAGCCGTTGGCGCTGAGTGCGCTGGTAAGCACGCTAAAGCAACAGCAACAGGAAAACCAGACCACCACCATTATCGTCAACAGCGATAAGGGCGTCGCGGTAGAGCGGCTGGTGGCGGTGATGGATAACCTGCGTCAGGGCGGTTTTTACTCTGTCTCTATCGCCACACGGAAGCTGTGA
- a CDS encoding putative transposase, whose translation MKKKNKTPTPHDAAFRQFLTQPEIARDFMELHLPPELRAICDLSTLKLESGSFVEDDLRQYFSDVLYSLKTTAGDDGYIHVLIEHQSTPDKHMAFRLIRYAIAAMQRHLDAGHKKLPLVIPVLFYTGKRTPYPYSTNWLREFYDPELAGKLYTAEFPLVDVTVIPDNEIMGHRSMAALTLLQKHIRQRDLAELTDKLATILLSGYLSSPQVISLVHYILLAGEASDAEAFVRELALRVPQHEDELMTIAQQLEQKGIEKGIEQGIEMGIEKGIPLGEQRGIEKGRQEGVLEGKLTVARAMLANGIDHDSVMKMTGLTAEDLAQIRH comes from the coding sequence ATGAAAAAGAAAAACAAAACGCCAACGCCACACGATGCGGCATTTCGTCAGTTTTTGACGCAGCCGGAAATTGCTCGCGATTTTATGGAGCTCCATCTTCCGCCAGAACTGCGTGCCATCTGCGACCTCAGTACGTTGAAACTGGAATCCGGTTCTTTCGTTGAAGATGACCTTCGCCAGTATTTCAGCGATGTGCTCTACAGTCTGAAAACCACTGCCGGGGATGATGGTTATATCCACGTACTTATTGAGCATCAGTCTACACCCGATAAACACATGGCTTTCAGGCTAATCAGGTATGCAATAGCGGCCATGCAGAGACATTTGGACGCCGGTCACAAAAAACTGCCGTTGGTGATACCTGTCCTGTTTTATACCGGCAAACGCACTCCTTATCCTTATTCCACCAACTGGCTGCGGGAGTTTTACGATCCGGAACTGGCGGGAAAACTCTATACGGCCGAATTTCCGCTGGTCGATGTGACGGTTATCCCTGATAACGAGATCATGGGCCATCGCAGCATGGCCGCACTGACCTTGCTGCAGAAACATATTCGGCAGCGGGACCTGGCAGAGCTGACTGACAAACTGGCCACTATCCTGCTGAGTGGCTATCTGTCTTCGCCACAGGTGATTTCGCTGGTACACTATATTCTTCTGGCCGGAGAAGCGTCCGATGCTGAAGCCTTTGTACGCGAATTGGCACTGCGGGTACCGCAACATGAGGATGAACTAATGACTATTGCACAACAGCTTGAGCAGAAGGGCATCGAGAAGGGTATCGAACAGGGTATCGAAATGGGCATCGAGAAGGGCATCCCGCTTGGTGAACAGCGCGGTATCGAGAAAGGGCGTCAAGAAGGCGTGCTTGAAGGAAAGCTTACCGTTGCCCGCGCCATGCTGGCGAACGGCATCGACCACGACTCGGTAATGAAAATGACCGGTTTGACGGCTGAAGATTTGGCGCAAATCCGCCATTAA